GTAGCTAAATACTAAGTGGTTGGTTGATGGAAGTGATGGGTAATTAATTTTTGGGTTCAGAGACTAAATCGCAAAAActagactaaatcgaatagactTTAAAACTTAGGATTGACGACCCTAAAGGAAAATTAAGATAAGTGAGACCGAGAGGAGATCTTATCGAGTATCAATTTGATAGTCCCATGTTAGTTTGGTGAGATCGAGAGATAAATTGGACTAATTTGTTAAAATTGGTAAAGTTGAGGCCGAGAGGTAAAATTGAATCAATTTAAGATTAATAGCAATTTAGATCCCTAATTCGAAGGTTAACCAACCTCATAAAAACAACCAACCACTACATGTTATAGTATTTGTTCAAATTTGCTAGTTTCATATTTTGTTGCATTTCCAATTTAATTCTTTGTTGTTTTTAGGTAATTAATTAGCGTAATTAAACTTGGGAATGGCTTGAAGTAATATAGTACTTAGTGAATAGTTATCTAAACTCCTTTGGTTACATGTTCATAGTTTAGGAATTGCTTAATCACCAACTCCTTTGGGTTCGACCTCTTAGAATACTCTAGTGTTCCATCGAACAATATAAACATTACAATTGACACTGTCCAATCGCAGTTAAAACTATACCTTTAACTTTGCTTTATAAAATTGTTTGTTTTACGCACACGAGCGACACGCGATGATAGTAAGataaattagtatttttaatatgtttatttttggataattataaaataaaatgctattaaatttgaatttttattatcaGGAATGAAGTTCGTGTGCTGAATTCAAACTCCTGTAAAAAAAGagctaaattggaacaaaaagcaaagaggagggcttgattgaaagattgaagattcAAAAATGACTGGATAAAGATTGAAGAGTTgaagatttttttaaaaagtggCTAGATAAAAATTGAAGGTTTTTTATATTGTTACAACTCTataattagtttaaattctagtttaaatttgatttttaaattttgaattatttagtgataatatttaggaAAAATCTAGCTAAATTTTAGCACTAAAAGTGTGTATAAATACTTAGTGGCTACAACCAATTGAACACACTTTTACCTTTGACATTTAATaaattctttatgtttttttcttttctcccttCTTGTGTCACCCATATTCtgttctttcaattttttttttaacttttagctTTTTGGTTTAGTTGCCTTCCAAAGCCCTTTCCCTTTTCACCTTTCACAATTCCACAAAACTACTTTCAAAGCATGATTTTTTTCATGATTAACTAAATCATTTTTAGCCTTAACCTGGTTATCACTTTGACAAAATAATTGACAGATATAAACTCACACTAAAGACTTTGCAATTCGGTATTCGATATCTCTCCGGTATATGGGATAGTACAAATTCGTCCCTCAAATTTGATTCGATTTCAATTTAAAAAGCGCACGTTTGGTTGGAATTGTTTGGTGTACAATTGGGAAGCTGAGTCGGCGGTGCTCTATTTAAAACCCGCGATCAAATTGGCGTGTTCAATTGGAAAAATCTAGTTGGATTCCGTTAAGGGAGATAGTGATCGGATTTAAACGACCCACATGGTTGAGGTCGTTAATTTGAGTTGGGCTTTTCAAATTGCAAGGTTTTCGAAGTCTTAAATTATGGGTACGTGCCACGTGGTTGGAAATTTGACAAGGGTCGATTTACAGGTGATATCGAGATCGACTACAAGAGGAAGAGTTGGCGGTTTGAAGGATTCTCGAttgctataaccagcttatcgaTTAGAAGAGAAAATTTATTTCAAGGATCGATTCAAGATTGGAGTACATCGAGGCTAAGGCTaagcttaaaaaatattttatttattcatttattttattttcttaaatttatttttgtattttcaaatatatttttattttatttatttttcgtatttccttattttattatcttaatcaatttaaaacctcattttTTTTAGCACTACTGCGCAGAAGCCATGGGAAATACTGTGGCCGCAACAATGAATCTGGTTACAAGAAAAGGCGAAATTAGATAACCAATtcttgaggattcgaccctactactctatatttcaatttattgttatatttgttttaggaatttatatttggtggtttcgacgcTCCTTAaattttggtgccgttgccggggactggtaaaaatttctaatttttatttgtttCCTTTATGACCAGGTCAAAATTAGGGACTCTAGCATTTGAACCAGAGATAGAAAAGTTGGCTCGAACACTTCGAAGAGAAGCAATTCGGTGCGGTAAATAACCATAACTTTATTTTGAAGAAGGATCTTACACTAAAGATATTTACTCATCCGAAGATTCAGACGGCGTGGTAGATCAAACTATACGCCAACTTGCAGTTGCACCGGACGAACAATAACTGCTATGCATAACTTATTCAGTGGGCTAAACATCGTTCGAGTTGAAGTCAGGATTAATACATTTATTGCCTACTTTTCGCTGTTTGAAAAATGAGAACCCCCATACTCATCTGAAAGAGTTCCACATGGTTTGTCTAAGCATGAAACCAAAATGAGTAATTAAGGATCAAATAAAAATACTAGCTTTTCCTTTTTCATCAGCTGACTCTACTAGAGAATGGTTGTTTTATTTACCTCCGGGATCTGTTAATACTTGGACTAATATGTCTCGGTTGTTTCTTGACAGGTTTTTTCCAACAGCTCTTGCAACTGAATTAAGGAGGAGTATAGTCAGAATACAACAAAAAGAAGCAGAATCACTCTATGAATATTGGGAGCAAGACAAGAAGTTGTgcgcaagttgcccacaacatggtCTATCTGAGTAGTCACTCCTACAATATTTCTACGAGGGGTTACTCCCAATGGAAAtgaagatgattgatgcagctagTGGAGGGCCTTTTGTGAACATGACTCCCCAAAGAACTAGGGAATTAATTTCGACTATGGCTAAAAATTCTCAACAGTATCGACCACTTATGGAACCTACGAGAAGGGTTCCCTTCCATAGTAAATAAGATTGATGAACTTACTAATGTGGTTAAAAATATACTTGCAGGACGGGCGAATATAACTTGGTTGTGCGGGATTTGTGCTAAGCCTAATCATCCTATCGACTTGTGCCCGATTTTACTTGAAGACACAACTACATAAGTAAACGCCCCAGTACCACCTCAAAGGCGTTATGATCCATATTCAAGCATGTACAATGTAGGGTGGAGGGATCACCCAAACCTGAGATATGGGTTGAACCCTTAATACAATCAACCATATCAACAAAGACCATCTTCGTCTCAACAATATCATCCTCCAAAGTCACCTCTTGAAGCTATAGTAGAGAGGTTGGCCTTTAGAACCGAAATGTTCCAATAAAATACTAAAGTACATTTCTAACACCTAGATTAGCAAATAAGTAAGCTAGCAGTTACGGTTAGTCTTGTGGAGAACCAAGGAAAATTTCCATCTCAAACCAAGTCAAACCCATGTCAAAATGCAAGTGTTGTAACCGTAAAAGATGGAACAGAGTCAGAACTAGTGTCATGGGTTGTGAAAGGAAACTTGCAACCATGACAGACTTATGCGATTTATCGCTTTTGaaggaggtcatttggcccaatcagACTGGTCCAGTGCTCGGAGAGATTGAAAGCCCATCTCCGGAGCTTGGCAAATATGGAAAGTAATCTTCAAAGATATGCTTGGCAAATATGGAAGGAGATCTTCAAAGATATACGATCCTAGACTTTAATGTAATCTTTAAAAGATACGAttctgtaatcttagagatttgacTTCTTGATAGCTTTAgatcttagccattgatgtattTCGATCTGTGTCGTTGATATTGggaaggctcaactataaatagaggcctctccccctTATTGTATTCATTCATTGATTaatagaattttgagagcattcactcaaacttttctctcaaATGTTCTTATTTTTCTGTGGCTTTTGTTCATATTTTGAGATCGTTCTTACTTCGTTCTTCTGCTGTTCTTCGTGGGTTCTTTAGAGGAGTTCCATTGAATCCTCAATTTTTGCGAGATAGGCTGACTTAGGCATTTTTGAGCGGAGAAACGcttaaggccgcacggattgcttGGGAAAACTCTAAGTCCATGacagttggtatcagagctagcgtTTGAAGGCACTATCGAACGATGTCGAAAGAAGCTGCTAAGAATGTTGATGGAATGGAGACTCGTGGAAGGGCTAGGAAAGCTAGCCGTTCGAAGGACATACTGTCGGCTTTAGAAGATCGAGTCGTCACTCTAGAAAAATCCGTGGGGGATGTCAAGGAGAGGGTTGATGATATCGATGATAAAGTTAATGATAGGTTGCAGTCTATGCAAGAGCAACTCAAAGAGTATGTGTTAGATAATGCCATCGAGACTATGATGGTTGGTAAGACTGATGCCATGGAGGCTATGATAACGGCCTTGAAAGAGGAGATTGCGGAGCTCAAGGGTGAACTCACAATCTACAAGGCTGCTTTGGGCAATGGAGGGTTGGTTACTGTCACACCCAAGCCCAGCGTGGATGTTTCCAAGCCAAAGGAGTTTAAGGGAACAAGGTCCGCAAGAGAAGTGGACAATTTCCTGTGGGGAGTCGAGCAATACTTTCGTGCCAAGGGCATTGCTGATGATGCCACTAAGGTAATTACTGCTGCTATGTATCTTACTGACATTGCCTTATTGTGGTGGCGTCGTAGGTCCACCAATATGAGACGTGGTGGGACAGTAATTGGAACTTGGAAGGAGTTTCAATACGAGTTCAAAGTGTAGTTTTACCCTGAGTATGCCGAGGATGAAGCTCGGGCAAAGTTGCGTCAGCTTTCTCAACAAGACACTGTGAGGGAGTATGTGCAGGAGTTTAGCGAACTTATTCTCCAAATTTCTGATATGGGTGAGAAAGAGGCATTCTTTTCCTTCGTGGATGGGTTGAAACCATGGGCGAAGCAAGAGTTGCAACGCCGAGGAGTTCAAGAACTTACCAAGGCCATGTCTGTAGCAGAATCGTTGGCTGAATTTGGTGGGAAGAAAGACAGGCCTGAGTCCTTTAAGCCTAAGTCCCAGCAAAAAGGAAATAGTAGGGGAGACAAAGAAAGGCCCCCTAGAAATGACAACGGTAAGAAGCCTTGGGACAAAAGGAAGAGTAGGCCTATAAGGTGCTTCCATTGTGATGGACCACACATGATTAAGGATTGTCCAAAGAAGGCTGCGCTCTCCGTTGTAGAAGCAAAAACGGAGTCTGATGCGGAGGATAACAATCTTGGTTCAATACTAGGGGGTGTTGAAGACAAGATGAGTCATGGGCTGATGTTTGCGGACATCATGGTAGCTGGCAAAAAGTTGAATGCACTTGTCGACACAGGTGCGTCTGATTTATTCATGTCCGAAGGGGCTGCGTATAAATTTGGCCTTAAGATTGAAAATGAGCCGGGTCGGATTAAGACGGTGAATTCAAAAAGTGTTCCAATCAAGGGGGTTGCAAAGGGAGTAAAACTCCAATTTGGCGATTGGACCGGTACGGCATCTATCAAGGTAATACCACTTGATGACTATGATTTTGTAGTTGGATTGAGTTTTCTTGATCAGGTTAATGCGACGATTTGTCCTTCCGGTAATTTTATGGTGATTTCGAATTCGAGCCATCAATGATGGTGAGATTGACAAGAAAGAGGAGCCTGGAAGGGAAAATATTGTCCGCAATCCAATTTGCTAAGGGAGTACGTAGAGATGAAGTCTCCTACTTAGCCACTTTGAAGATTGAGGAAACCGGTAAGACCGTGGGTGAGATCCCTAAGGAAGTGGGCCAAGTATTACAATCATTTCGAAGATGTGATACCTGCAAAGTTGCCAAAGAATTTGCCACCTAAGAGGGAGGTGGATcatatgtaatatcctgattttgggcctagtcggaatagtggtttcgtgaccacaaaatctgagatagaaataattattttatgattattttgagttctatgatatgattgcatgattgtgtgaaaatttcgtgaagaaattttatgcataaaatgcttaaattgaaattagggactaaatcaaataatttgtaaaacttgcattctagaagtttctagtatgaaattgttttgaaatattaattaggaggtcttaaatagaaattttaccaatttctaagtctatggacaaaaattggacatggatggaattttggaaagtttagtagtaagggcattttggtcatttagggtaaaatgaattaaaatacaaaattaaagccaattttgctcatcttcaaccccatggccgaatatagcaaggagaaaccatgtctagggtttttcaagcttccaagctcgattgtaagtctgttctagcctcgtttttaatgatttttacgtttttggagtcccggtagctcgattaagcttatgctagcaataattcaacctagggttcatatttggaaaaatacccattggtaaaatttgtgtattttggtgttttatgataaaatatgagattttaaattatgttagacaacttgtgctactcggttttaagcgcaaaatagcaaaagggcttaatcggtaaaaatacctaatagtcataagtacatgttagagtgagaatttgatgtttccatagaagggaaaaatgatcagcacgtcataaaacataaacaaataggctgaagtttaatttacgagctttggggcaaaagtgtaaatatgcaaaagtttagggcaaagcgtaattttgccaaaatatgattttgggtcaatttgaataatgtgagtcctaattagactatattttaaatgatagagcaaggaaaactgaaattgggctaaaatggaaaaataccaagttgtggacgaaatggtaaaagtagccattttcagatacgaggtaagttcatgtgtaaataatgtagcataattgttattttaagttattgttgttaattatatgatatgctgattttttatcgtgaaatattatgctttgtggttaatgttgagtaatatgcaaattatgtttgctacttgataaatatgaattgctaccgagtatcggttccgatattccatggaagacggcaatgtgagatcgaggaaaaaagcccgtttgaaccttaggaatagattaggatacaagtgacatgtcactaggatggttgagcatccgaactcgttgagttgagtccgagttcgtgaaatgtaactaggcatccgaactcgttgagttgagtccgagttcacttatggatgcgaacgtccgagcttgttgagttgagtccgagttcacttaggggtgggttacatgtttcttgattacatatgaggcacttatgtgcaaattatccttgtatccgagttgtattccgatgtgttcaacgggtgaaatttctagtgaaatgaaagaacacttaagatgcaagcgacgttttggtaagtgttgtgaaatggacactttggacatgtatgttcttaaccctcgggttgataatagatacaacaacgataaggtagtaagatgatgaatgatgtttagaaatatgatatatgttttggtgataccatgctaaagttgtttggtatatttgtattgttatgttacttgttatttacatatgaacttactaagcatttatgcttactccctcctttttacttactgtagttttgaacaagccagctcgggaatcgggacgggttgaaggttcgatcacactatccaaaggactttcatctgggtaaatggcttgtaaaacttaagtatggcatgtatagcaatatatttattttgtgtaaataattttgtgatatggccatgattggttgagaaaatgtttgatattgataagtcatggtgatggttaaatttagatcatgtttgatatcatggaagtttaataggttatctagttcataacaactcatgaaaagatgaaatttgccttaaaacagaatattactGAAGCAATaacatgaaattgaaaaatcaccaaaaatagtataaatggaattaaatgatgagcaagttatgaaatttaagcttaatgagtctattttcatatggataaaaaagaaGAGGCATAtatattatactttatgagatatttgaaaccttgtgaaatagggccagagtgatttctggatcctctgttctgactttaaaaattcataataaattgtaaaaaaataattagaagtcattctttatatgtacagattccttattgagtctagttttaatagaaacaaacctcgtagtcattgcgttctgtatagagagatatctgattcgtaatacatagatgtcagagcagtcgaaccctgaaataggggagactttaactaataaactgtactaattagcccaaccaaaaattctataaaaaatttagtaaatagatatatgagtctagatttagggaaaatttatggatattgattttgagttttgtaactcgagatatgatttttcttgtaactgtgacgctagtagctagaaagctgtgaatgtagaaacaaaagatttgaagttcttaatttgataaattatgttcggtaactcctcaagctcgactccggcgacggtttcgggcgtgggggcattacatcaTAAGATCGAATTGGTGTCCAACATGGTGCCGCAGCTAGGGCCCCATATTGTATGTCCCCGCCGGAATTAGAGGAATTACGGAAAcagttaaaggagcttttagataCGGGATTCATTAGGCCATCTAAATCTCCGTATGGTGCACCAATGCTATTTCAAAAGAAGCATGATGGGTCATtacggatgtgtattgattatcgggcCCTAAACAAGATCACCGTGAGGAATAGGTACCCTATTCCCCTCATTGCAGACTTGTTCGACCAGCTTGGTAGTGCGAGATGGTTTACCAAGTTGGACTTGAGATCGAGGTACCATCAAGTTTGGATAGCCGAAGGAGACGAGCCAAAGACAGCTTATGTGACGCGGTATGGCTCgtatgagtttttggtgatgccattcggactCACGAATGCCCCAGCTACATTCTGCACCTTGATGAATAAGGTACTTCAACCTTTTCTTGATCGTTTCGTGGTTGTTTACCTTAACGATATTGTGGTGTACAGTAAATCACTCGATGAACATGTGGAACATTTGAGGGAGGTGTTCCAAACTTTGAGGGAAAATGAGTTGTTCGTTAAAGAGGAGAAATGCACCTTTGCTCAATGAGAGGTGCCATTTCTAGGCCACATTGTGGGAGGTGGCAAGATCCGGATGGATGAAAGCAAGGTTTGGGCCATTACCGGTTACTTTTGCTTGAGTACTTTGTCTTGATCTTTTGTCTGGCTCTTGTCTGTCTTATATTGCTCTCTCATTTGCTGTTGATGTGGAATAGCATAGCCCCAACACTAAGGTTCTACCTTTGAGGCAAGGGAATCAATcgtatcaggttgaatttcattTGGCTTGAAGGTACTTTCCCTCGTCATCCGCCAAAAGTCCTCCTTTTCTCTTTGTTGGTTGTGCGAGTGAAGTTTCTTCCCTTCTTGAGTCACGAGTGATGTCAAAGCTTTCGCTTGGcgcattttttttttgttgttgaatcAGAGTCCAAAGGAGAGAAAGAGAAGGGGATTCTTGGACATGCTCGTGACCCATAACAACTAATAGGGCCAACATTTTATTTTAGAACTACTCTTTTCATTTTGGTGCGCAGCTGTATGCCTGTGTAGGTGGTCCCCACGCGGGGAGCTCTTGGGCTTTTTCCGCTCGACCGCACAAATAGCCTTCAGATTGTGGGAATTGACTTGCTCGCGGAGTGGGAGGCTCCAACCAAGGTGACAGAGTTGAGATTTTTCCTTGGGTTGGCAAACTACTGTAGACGCTTTATCGAAGGTTACTCTAGAATTACCGCACTCTTGACGGACATGTTGAAAAAGGGTAAGGTATGGGATTGGAACCCACAGTGTGAGAGGGCCTTCAATCAATTGAAGTAAGTAATGACAAGTGAGCCCATACTTGCATTACCGGATTACTCGAAGCCTTATAAAGTATGCACAGATGCGTCAGATTACGCCATTGGAGGAGTACTGATGAAAGAGGGTCATCCCATTGCTTTCGAAAGTCGAAAGCTTAATGAGACGGAGCAGAGATATACGGTCCAAGAGAAGGAAATGACCGTTGTGGTGCACTGATCGCGCACATGGAGGCATTACTTACTGGGTTCTAGGTTCGTGGTCCTTACCGATAACGTTGCCAACAGTTATTTTCTAACCCAGAAAAAGTTGTTTCCCAAACAGGCTCGTTGGCAGGTTTTTCTAGCGGAGTTCGATTTCACAATGGAATACAAGCTAGGAAGTGCCAACATAGTGGCTGATGCACTTAGCCGAAAGATGGAATTCGCGGCCATCAGTCAACCCGACGAGTCTCTATTGGAACGTATTCGAGAAGGGTTGTCCCATGACCCCACAGCCAAAAGCTTGGTTGAGCTGGCCAATGAGGGGAAAACGAGGAGATTTTGGCTTGATAGGGAATTACTATACACCTATGGGCACCGCCTCTATGTACCTCATTATGGGAAATTACGCAAGGAAGTCATGAAAGAATGCCATGACTCACGATAGGCGAGCCATTCGGGAATGCACCGTACCTTGGTCCTTTTGGAGGATCGATACTATTGGCCTCACATGGGTGAAGATGTGGAGACCTATGTGAAGACTTGTCTAGTATGCCAACAAGACAAGGTTGAGTTAAAGAGTCCCGCCGGCTTGCTACAACCCTTGCCCATTCCAGAAAGGCCATGGGAGAGTGTATCCATGGATTTTATTGTGGGTTTGCCTAATTCTGACGGATTTGCAAGTATTCTTGTTGTGTTAGATAGGTTTTCAAAGTATGCGACGTTAATTCCTGCTACCAAAGATTGCCATGCTGAGGAGGTAGCTCGCTTATTTCTTAGACACATGGTAAAATATTGGGGAGTGCCACTGTCTATTATCAGTGATCGAGATGGGAGATTTACGGGCCGATTCTGGACAGAGCTGTTCAAGTCAATGGGCTCGAACTTGAACTTCTCCACAAGCatgcatccacaaactgatggacaaacTGAACGAGTGAATGCATTGTTGGAGACATATCTTCGACACTATGTGAGTGCCACGCAAAGGGATTGGCCCAAGTTGTTGGATGTTACCCAATTTTCATACAACTTGTAGCGAAGTGGGGCAACGAACCAAAGTCCGTTCGAGATAGTGACGGGCCAACAGCCACTCACACCCAACACTGTTGCGACCCGTTATATAGGACCAAATCCTGCTGCGTATCTATTTGCGAAGGATTGGCAAGAAAAGAATGACTTGGCTAGGGCTTGTTTACACAAAGCAAGTAAGCGCAACAAGAAGTAGGCCGATCAGAATCGAAGGGATGTGCAGTTTCAGGTGGGGGACTCAGTCCTTGCCAAACTACACTTGATGTTGTGATATACGGGTTTGCACAAGGGGCTTGTGCGAAGGTATGAGGGGCCGTTTAAAGTCTTGAAGTGGGTAGGCAAGGTGGCCTATAAACTTGAGTTGCCAGCAAAGCTGGAGCTCCACCCAGTGTTCCATGTAAGTATGCTCAAGCCATACCATGGGGATCAAAAGGATCCAAATCGAGGCCAGTCGGAACGAGCACCAATGGGGGTAAAGGTCTCTTATGACCGAGAAGTTAAAAACATTGAGGCAAATCGTGTGGTGAGACAAAGGTATCATCGGCCACGACATGAATACTTGGTACGATAGAAAGGAGTACCTGACAGTGAAGCAAGTTGGGAACCTGCCGAGGCATTGTGGCAATTCCAAGAGAAGATAGCCCAGTTCCATGAGGGGGACGCAACGAGGGCGTCGCTAGAACaagtgggggagaatgtcatgggttgTGAAGGGAAACTTGCAACCATGACGGACTTGTGCGATTTATCGCTTTTGAGGGAGGTCATTTGGCCTAATCAGACTGGTCCAGTGCTTGGAGAGATTGAAAGCCCATCTCCGGAGCTTGGCAAATATAGAAAGTAATCTTCAAAGATATGCTTGGCAAATATGGAAGGGGATCTTCAAAGATATGCGATCCTAGACTTTAATGTAATCTTTAGAAGATACGAttctgtaatcttagagatttgatatCTTGATAGCTTTAgatcttagccattgatgtattTCGATCTGTACCGTTGATATTGggaaggctcaactataaatagaggccccTCCCCCTTATTGTATTAATTCATTGATTaatagaattttgagagcattcactcaaacttttctctcaagtgttcttatttttctgtggcttttgttcatcttttgaGATCGTTCTTACTTCGTTCTTCTGCTGTTCTTCGTGGGTTCTTTAGAGGAGTTCCATTGAATCCTCAATTGTTGCGAGATAGGCTGACTTAGGCATTTTTGAGTGGAGAAATGCTTAAGGCCGCACAGATTGCTTAGGAAAACTCTAAGTTCGTGACACTAGTGCCTAGCACGAGTCGTGACCACGATGCTGAATAGGAAGTCGAACCAGCAGCTCCCACTGAGTCGGCGCCTTATAAACCATTTGTTATACCTCCCTCATACCCTGGAAGGCTCACCTAAGTTAAAAAGGAACGAGAggaaaaaaatctttaaaatattcCGAAAGATAGAAATTAATATTCCTTTACTTGATGCAATGAAATAGGTTTCACGCTatgcaaaatttttgaaagaaCTGTGTACCGGTAAAAAAAAAGCTCCAAGGAAACGAATGGGTGAATGTGGGAGAAAATGTTTCTATAGTGCTACAAAGAAAAATCCTGCCTAAGTGTAAGGACTAAGGTATGTTTTCTATATCCTGCAAAATAAGTAATATTGGCATAAAGAAAGCCATGTGTGATTTAGGAGCATCTATTAATGTAatgc
Above is a genomic segment from Gossypium arboreum isolate Shixiya-1 chromosome 8, ASM2569848v2, whole genome shotgun sequence containing:
- the LOC108468431 gene encoding uncharacterized mitochondrial protein AtMg00860-like, with the translated sequence MDESKHSPNTKVLPLRQGNQSYQVVPTRGALGLFPLDRTNSLQIVGIDLLAEWEAPTKVTELRFFLGLANYCRRFIEGYSRITALLTDMLKKGKVWDWNPQCERAFNQLK